One Paenibacillus sp. FSL W8-0186 genomic window carries:
- a CDS encoding ABC transporter ATP-binding protein: protein MISIDYVRQPVGTFKLEIEQLRLYPGLTLLVGPNGAGKSTLLRLLATVDKPRKGRIAYQGREAADHLPLIRSQIGYVPSDIELYEEMTTYKLLMYLAELKGVFQTELVDRLIRDFRLETYRNTRIRRLSIGVQRRIAIVQSLLAQPKFLFLDEPLNALDSGERKMAITYLTRYALGRVVVAAVHELNEWEAAANRILWLENGGIRFEGGAAEWKWDLPSKVWEGTVTSEQMREFPEERVIFMRETEAGLVVRVVAERVPFPGLAEVLPSMEDAYFIRKFSVNSQSR, encoded by the coding sequence GGAGATTGAACAGCTGCGCCTATATCCGGGACTGACGCTGCTTGTCGGTCCTAACGGAGCCGGAAAGTCGACGCTGCTTAGGCTGCTCGCTACAGTGGACAAACCGCGGAAGGGCAGGATCGCGTATCAGGGCCGCGAAGCGGCCGATCACCTGCCGCTTATCCGCAGCCAGATCGGCTACGTTCCTTCGGACATCGAGCTGTATGAGGAGATGACGACGTACAAACTGCTTATGTACCTTGCTGAGCTGAAGGGAGTGTTCCAAACCGAGCTGGTCGACCGCCTGATTCGCGATTTTCGGCTGGAGACGTACCGCAATACCCGGATCAGACGGTTATCGATCGGCGTACAGAGAAGGATTGCCATCGTTCAGTCTCTGCTGGCCCAGCCGAAATTCCTCTTCCTTGACGAGCCGCTAAACGCGCTGGATTCAGGGGAGCGGAAAATGGCCATAACATATTTGACGCGTTATGCGCTGGGGCGGGTCGTCGTTGCCGCTGTTCATGAATTGAATGAGTGGGAGGCGGCGGCGAACCGCATACTATGGCTTGAGAACGGCGGGATTCGTTTTGAGGGCGGTGCGGCGGAATGGAAGTGGGATCTTCCTTCAAAGGTTTGGGAGGGAACGGTGACAAGCGAGCAAATGCGCGAGTTCCCGGAGGAGCGGGTTATTTTTATGAGGGAGACGGAGGCGGGGCTTGTTGTAAGAGTTGTCGCGGAGCGAGTTCCTTTTCCAGGCTTGGCAGAGGTGCTGCCGTCTATGGAGGATGCCTATTTTATCCGCAAATTTTCTGTGAATTCCCAGAGCAGATAA